A single Oncorhynchus clarkii lewisi isolate Uvic-CL-2024 unplaced genomic scaffold, UVic_Ocla_1.0 unplaced_contig_4447_pilon_pilon, whole genome shotgun sequence DNA region contains:
- the LOC139401985 gene encoding HMG domain-containing protein 4-like has translation MEGEVGLVTSRSQREKKRSYKDFLREEDEDVDLVADEKQLVVKERKCKKSHKKKRRHSGDHTHPHSWTNGSAGPELYVLSHHQYDHQTCESPDEWLTEGERFEESREESTMPSFWMYMDDQQNEIRAEASTASCSLMTPDTTDSPMLTGPEVDPVNAAAHLQLLGESLSHIGHRLQGTKEMMAVSGSLSVLLDSLLCALAPLACLTSLVPELRSCPSHSHTLAETLDNIAYVMPGL, from the exons atggagggagaggtgggcctTGTGACCAGTcgcagtcagagagagaagaaaagatcCTACAAAGATTtcctgagagaggaggatgaggatgttgACCTAGTGGCGGATGAGAAACAACTTGTTGTCAAAGAACGCAAATGCAAGAAGTCACACAAGAAGAAGAGGAGACATTCAG GTGACCACACCCACCCCCACAGTTGGACCAATGGCAGTGCAGGACCGGAGTTGTATGTTCTCTCCCATCACCAGTACGACCACCAGACCTGTGAATCACCAGACGAATGGTTGACAGAAGGGGAGAGATTTGAGGAA AGTAGGGAGGAGTCTACCATGCCTTCGTTCTGGATGTACATGGACGACCAGCAGAACGAGATAAGAGCGGAGGCCTCTACAGCTAGTTGCAGTCTCATGACCCCTGATACCACAGACTCACCCATGTTGACAGGGCCTGAGGTAGACCCAGTGAACGCAGCGGCCCACCTACAGCTGCTGGGGGAATCGCTGTCTCACATTGGCCACCGGCTTCAGGGAACTAAG gagatgATGGCAGTGTCAGgtagtctgtctgtgttactggaCTCTCTACTGTGTGCCCTGGCTCCCTTGGCCTGTCTCACTTCTCTGGTCCCCGAGCTACGCAGCTGCccttcacactcacacacactg GCAGAGACTCTGGACAACATTGCCTATGTGATGCCTGGTTTGTGA